One Hevea brasiliensis isolate MT/VB/25A 57/8 chromosome 5, ASM3005281v1, whole genome shotgun sequence genomic region harbors:
- the LOC110662670 gene encoding carotene epsilon-monooxygenase, chloroplastic isoform X1 translates to MVPLSYPVSSFSLPTPFFKSTSSSLIPKPQFLSIKSSQDNKTRKPISNTVKSSSWVSPDWLTSLSRTLTLGQNDDSGIPIASAKLEDVSELLGGALFLPLFKWMNEYGPIYRLAAGPRNFVVVSDPAIAKHVLRNYGKYAKGLVSEVSEFLFGSGFAIAEGPLWTARRRAVVPSLHKKYLSIIVDRVFCKCAQRLVEKLQPDALSGTAVNMEEKFSQLTLDVIGLSVFNYNFDSLTTDSPVIDAVYTALKEAEARSTDLLPYWKVKALCKIIPRQIKAEKAVTVIRQTVEELIAKCKEIVEAEGERIDVEEYVNDTDPSILRFLLASREEVSSVQLRDDLLSMLVAGHETTGSVLTWTLYLLSKDSSSLVKAQEEVDRVLQGRPPTYEDIKDLKFLTCCINESLRLYPHPPVLLRRAQVADVLPGNYKVNAGQDVMISVYNIHHSSKVWERAEEFVPERFDLEGPMPNETNTDFRFIPFSGGPRKCVGDQFALLEAIVALAIFLQKMNFELVPDQKISMTTGATIHTTNGLYMKLSQREKVEGKLGLYHLLPNQVTC, encoded by the exons ATGGTGCCACTTTCGTATCCCGTCTCTTCTTTCTCACTTCCAACCCCTTTCTTCAAGTCCACTTCCTCCTCTCTTATTCCAAAACCTCAATTTCTCTCCATTAAATCCTCTCAAGATAACAAAACTCGGAAACCCATTTCAAATACCGTTAAATCCAGTTCTTGGGTTAGCCCAGACTGGCTCACTTCCCTCTCTCGGACCCTCACGTTGGGCCAAAACGACGACTCTGGCATTCCCATAGCCAGTGCTAAGCTTGAGGATGTGTCTGAGCTTCTGGGTGGCGCTCTGTTTCTTCCTTTGTTTAAATGGATGAACGAGTACGGTCCCATCTACAGGCTTGCTGCCGGCCCCAGAAATTTCGTGGTGGTTAGCGACCCCGCTATTGCTAAGCATGTGCTTAGGAATTATGGCAAGTACGCTAAGGGCCTTGTCTCTGAGGTCTCAGAGTTTCTCTTCGGCTCGGGGTTTGCCATTGCCGAGGGACCCCTTTGGACG GCAAGGCGCAGGGCTGTGGTTCCATCACTTCACAAGAAGTATTTGTCTATTATAGTTGATAGAGTATTTTGCAAGTGTGCTCAGAGATTGGTGGAGAAGCTCCAACCCGATGCACTGAGTGGCACTGCTGTAAATATGGAGGAAAAATTCTCTCAATTAACTCTTGATGTTATTGGTCTCTCAGTCTTCAATTACAATTTTGATTCTCTCACCACTGATAGCCCTGTTATTGATGCTGTTTACACTGCATTGAAAGAGGCAGAGGCTCGTTCCACAGATCTTTTGCCATATTGGAAG GTTAAAGCTTTATGTAAGATAATCCCTAGACAAATAAAAGCTGAAAAAGCAGTTACAGTAATCAGGCAAACAGTTGAAGAACTTATTGCAAAATGCAAAGAGATTGTGGAGGCCGAGGGTGAAAGGATAGACGTTGAGGAATATGTAAATGACACTGATCCAAGCATCCTTCGCTTCTTGCTTGCTAGCAGGGAAGAG GTTTCAAGTGTACAATTACGTGATGACTTGTTATCGATGTTAGTTGCTGGCCACGAGACGACTGGTTCAGTGTTGACTTGGACGTTATACCTTCTAAGTAAG GATTCATCCTCACTAGTGAAGGCACAAGAAGAGGTTGACCGAGTATTACAAGGAAGACCTCCTACCTATGAAGATATAAAGGATCTAAAGTTTTTGACATGCTGCATAAATGAGTCATTACGTCTCTACCCCCATCCTCCT gtCTTGTTAAGAAGAGCTCAGGTCGCTGATGTGCTCCCAGGAAATTACAAGGTTAATGCTGGTCAAGATGTAATGATTTCAGTGTACAATATCCATCACTCCTCAAAG GTCTGGGAGAGAGCTGAAGAGTTTGTGCCAGAAAGATTTGACTTGGAAGGCCCAATGCCTAATGAAACAAATACAGATTTTAG GTTCATTCCTTTTAGTGGAGGACCTCGTAAATGTGTTGGTGATCAGTTTGCTTTACTAGAAGCTATTGTTGCCCTTGCGATTTTTCTGCAGAAGATGAACTTCGAGCTGGTCCCTGATCAAAAAATCAGCATGACTACTGGAGCAACAATACATACAACAAAT GGCTTGTACATGAAACTCAGCCAAAGGGAAAAAGTTGAAGGTAAGCTAG GTTTGTATCATTTATTACCAAACCAAGTGACTTGCTGA
- the LOC110662670 gene encoding carotene epsilon-monooxygenase, chloroplastic isoform X2 yields the protein MVPLSYPVSSFSLPTPFFKSTSSSLIPKPQFLSIKSSQDNKTRKPISNTVKSSSWVSPDWLTSLSRTLTLGQNDDSGIPIASAKLEDVSELLGGALFLPLFKWMNEYGPIYRLAAGPRNFVVVSDPAIAKHVLRNYGKYAKGLVSEVSEFLFGSGFAIAEGPLWTARRRAVVPSLHKKYLSIIVDRVFCKCAQRLVEKLQPDALSGTAVNMEEKFSQLTLDVIGLSVFNYNFDSLTTDSPVIDAVYTALKEAEARSTDLLPYWKVKALCKIIPRQIKAEKAVTVIRQTVEELIAKCKEIVEAEGERIDVEEYVNDTDPSILRFLLASREEVSSVQLRDDLLSMLVAGHETTGSVLTWTLYLLSKDSSSLVKAQEEVDRVLQGRPPTYEDIKDLKFLTCCINESLRLYPHPPVLLRRAQVADVLPGNYKVNAGQDVMISVYNIHHSSKVWERAEEFVPERFDLEGPMPNETNTDFRFIPFSGGPRKCVGDQFALLEAIVALAIFLQKMNFELVPDQKISMTTGATIHTTNGLYMKLSQREKVEGLYHLLPNQVTC from the exons ATGGTGCCACTTTCGTATCCCGTCTCTTCTTTCTCACTTCCAACCCCTTTCTTCAAGTCCACTTCCTCCTCTCTTATTCCAAAACCTCAATTTCTCTCCATTAAATCCTCTCAAGATAACAAAACTCGGAAACCCATTTCAAATACCGTTAAATCCAGTTCTTGGGTTAGCCCAGACTGGCTCACTTCCCTCTCTCGGACCCTCACGTTGGGCCAAAACGACGACTCTGGCATTCCCATAGCCAGTGCTAAGCTTGAGGATGTGTCTGAGCTTCTGGGTGGCGCTCTGTTTCTTCCTTTGTTTAAATGGATGAACGAGTACGGTCCCATCTACAGGCTTGCTGCCGGCCCCAGAAATTTCGTGGTGGTTAGCGACCCCGCTATTGCTAAGCATGTGCTTAGGAATTATGGCAAGTACGCTAAGGGCCTTGTCTCTGAGGTCTCAGAGTTTCTCTTCGGCTCGGGGTTTGCCATTGCCGAGGGACCCCTTTGGACG GCAAGGCGCAGGGCTGTGGTTCCATCACTTCACAAGAAGTATTTGTCTATTATAGTTGATAGAGTATTTTGCAAGTGTGCTCAGAGATTGGTGGAGAAGCTCCAACCCGATGCACTGAGTGGCACTGCTGTAAATATGGAGGAAAAATTCTCTCAATTAACTCTTGATGTTATTGGTCTCTCAGTCTTCAATTACAATTTTGATTCTCTCACCACTGATAGCCCTGTTATTGATGCTGTTTACACTGCATTGAAAGAGGCAGAGGCTCGTTCCACAGATCTTTTGCCATATTGGAAG GTTAAAGCTTTATGTAAGATAATCCCTAGACAAATAAAAGCTGAAAAAGCAGTTACAGTAATCAGGCAAACAGTTGAAGAACTTATTGCAAAATGCAAAGAGATTGTGGAGGCCGAGGGTGAAAGGATAGACGTTGAGGAATATGTAAATGACACTGATCCAAGCATCCTTCGCTTCTTGCTTGCTAGCAGGGAAGAG GTTTCAAGTGTACAATTACGTGATGACTTGTTATCGATGTTAGTTGCTGGCCACGAGACGACTGGTTCAGTGTTGACTTGGACGTTATACCTTCTAAGTAAG GATTCATCCTCACTAGTGAAGGCACAAGAAGAGGTTGACCGAGTATTACAAGGAAGACCTCCTACCTATGAAGATATAAAGGATCTAAAGTTTTTGACATGCTGCATAAATGAGTCATTACGTCTCTACCCCCATCCTCCT gtCTTGTTAAGAAGAGCTCAGGTCGCTGATGTGCTCCCAGGAAATTACAAGGTTAATGCTGGTCAAGATGTAATGATTTCAGTGTACAATATCCATCACTCCTCAAAG GTCTGGGAGAGAGCTGAAGAGTTTGTGCCAGAAAGATTTGACTTGGAAGGCCCAATGCCTAATGAAACAAATACAGATTTTAG GTTCATTCCTTTTAGTGGAGGACCTCGTAAATGTGTTGGTGATCAGTTTGCTTTACTAGAAGCTATTGTTGCCCTTGCGATTTTTCTGCAGAAGATGAACTTCGAGCTGGTCCCTGATCAAAAAATCAGCATGACTACTGGAGCAACAATACATACAACAAAT GGCTTGTACATGAAACTCAGCCAAAGGGAAAAAGTTGAAG GTTTGTATCATTTATTACCAAACCAAGTGACTTGCTGA
- the LOC110662645 gene encoding probable 2-oxoglutarate-dependent dioxygenase SLC1 — MCPSIAMAKENDEALETQFQKGVKRLYEKGIDKIPNKYILPVQERPNNTSQAEPSETCRESIKLPIIDFAELQGSNRPQVLKSLADACKQYGFFQLVNHGIPKDVIRGMVAAAERFFELPYKERSKYMSSDMQALVRYGTSFNQNKDSVFCWRDFLKLMCHPLPDVLPHWPSSPTDFRKLAATYSKQTKYLFLMVMEAILESLLGTNKSIKIVENDDDDNEIMKDFQDGSQLMMVNFYPPCPEPDLTLGMPPHSDYGFLTLLLQDEVEGLQIQYMDKWVTVESIPNAFVVNVGDHLEIFSNGKYKSVLHRVKVNSTKSRISVASLHTLPFKCMVRPWSKLIDAANPRRYKDTNFATFLDYISTRDPKNKEFLDSRKLTFEQIPSYP, encoded by the exons ATGTGTCCTTCAATAGCAATGGCAAAGGAAAATGATGAAGCCCTAGAAACCCAATTCCAAAAGGGAGTGAAGCGGCTGTATGAAAAAGGCATTGATAAAATTCCTAACAAGTACATATTGCCTGTTCAAGAACGACCCAATAATACCAGTCAAGCAGAACCTAGTGAGACCTGCAGGGAAAGTATTAAGTTGCCCATAATTGATTTTGCTGAGTTGCAAGGCTCAAACCGTCCCCAAGTCCTCAAATCCCTCGCTGATGCTTGCAAGCAGTATGGCTTTTTTCAG TTGGTAAATCATGGCATTCCTAAGGATGTTATTAGAGGAATGGTCGCTGCGGCTGAGAGGTTTTTCGAGCTTCCCTACAAGGAAAGATCGAAATATATGTCATCAGACATGCAAGCTCTGGTTCGATATGGAACGAGCTTTAACCAAAACAAGGATAGTGTGTTCTGCTGGAGAGATTTCTTGAAGCTAATGTGCCACCCCTTACCAGATGTCCTTCCTCATTGGCCTTCTTCTCCCACAGATTTCAG GAAGCTGGCGGCTACCTACTCAAAACAAACTAAATACTTGTTTCTAATGGTAATGGAGGCAATCCTAGAGAGCCTGTTGGGAACCAACAAGAGCATTAAGATAGTagaaaatgatgatgatgataatgaAATTATGAAGGATTTCCAAGATGGTAGCCAGCTAATGATGGTCAATTTCTACCCTCCATGCCCAGAACCTGATCTTACATTAGGAATGCCACCCCATTCTGATTATGGATTCCTCACACTTCTTCTCCAAGATGAAGTTGAAGGTCTGCAGATTCAATACATGGACAAATGGGTCACCGTTGAATCAATCCCCAATGCTTTTGTTGTCAATGTTGGTGATCATCTTGAG ATATTTAGCAATGGTAAGTACAAAAGTGTGTTACATAGAGTGAAAGTGAACTCAACAAAGTCTAGAATTTCAGTGGCATCTCTACACACTCTTCCATTCAAGTGCATGGTAAGGCCATGGTCAAAACTCATAGATGCAGCCAATCCAAGGCGATATAAAGATACAAATTTTGCTACTTTTCTTGACTACATATCAACTCGTGATCCCAAGAATAAAGAATTCTTGGACTCTAGGAAATTGACCTTCGAACAAATTCCATCATATCCATAA
- the LOC110662644 gene encoding RING-H2 finger protein ATL80-like, which produces MDNLGPPTHPPGSFLTPLLYSLAGVVCASLALLAYHLLFVKYCIVRRPRTAMAANSISTPVEGGEMVIGVEEHVLNTIPILLYTENNTQLAKIDQSECVICLGDLEEGDKVRSLPNCGHVFHVPCIDDWFLAHTNCPICRAPIVAPIDIASVLQESINVRRERTPNLAQFLEQGDEDDGGGDGGGSNGDDNDNASTSGQSSTVLLRHSLSLALPMEGKPQRFIELKRSLSMDQRFVIIDIQGEREEKATSPSCSSYLKSLVMENRSGRSMRQLDHVSSRWLRSFSQMRLSQSALPTETLPC; this is translated from the coding sequence ATGGATAATCTAGGCCCACCAACCCATCCTCCAGGCTCCTTTCTCACTCCTCTTCTCTACTCTTTAGCAGGCGTAGTTTGCGCTTCTCTAGCTCTTCTCGCTTATCATCTCTTGTTCGTTAAATATTGCATCGTTAGACGACCAAGAACGGCCATGGCAGCCAATTCTATATCTACACCAGTGGAGGGAGGTGAAATGGTAATTGGGGTTGAAGAACATGTTCTGAACACAATCCCAATTCTTCTTTACACAGAAAACAACACCCAGTTGGCTAAGATTGATCAAAGCGAGTGTGTAATCTGTTTAGGTGATTTAGAAGAAGGTGATAAGGTTCGTTCATTGCCTAATTGTGGACATGTGTTTCACGTCCCCTGCATTGATGATTGGTTCTTGGCTCACACCAATTGTCCAATTTGTAGAGCGCCGATTGTTGCTCCTATTGATATTGCTTCTGTTCTACAAGAGTCCATTAATGTTAGGAGAGAAAGGACTCCAAATCTAGCTCAGTTTCTTGAACAAGGAGATGAAGATgatggtggtggtgatggtggcGGCAGTAATGGTGATGATAATGATAATGCTTCTACTTCAGGGCAATCGTCAACTGTGTTACTTCGCCATAGCTTGTCTTTGGCGTTGCCTATGGAAGGGAAACCTCAACGTTTCATTGAGCTAAAGAGATCCTTATCAATGGATCAACGTTTTGTCATTATAGATATACAAGGAGAAAGGGAGGAAAAAGCTACTTCTCCATCGTGTTCTTCATATTTGAAGAGTTTGGTTATGGAAAATAGATCAGGAAGATCAATGAGGCAGCTAGATCATGTGTCTTCAAGGTGGTTAAGATCTTTCTCGCAAATGCGATTGAGCCAAAGTGCTCTGCCCACTGAAACACTTCCTTGTTAg